In Lolium perenne isolate Kyuss_39 chromosome 5, Kyuss_2.0, whole genome shotgun sequence, the sequence ATTAAGCTGGGGCCAGACTGGGCTTAAGATGGCCAATGCCTACTTCCTACTTTTTTGTTCTGTTGTTTTATTCAACAAATAACGTGCTCAAAGAGCATACTAAATAGAGGACATGCATATGCTATTCAGTTACATACAATGTTGTTAATGGTGCCCTATGGTTTCTTCCAAGACCAGGTGCGGAACAAAAATTTGGATGCGGCATTTTATATGTATTTTGAAGCTAGTTTTTTCTGGAACTCATTCATGAAATCCTCTGCTTGTGGTTGATAATTATACTAGTTGTTTGTATGCATTAtgatcatgttgttccaccatagACAGCTCAAAAAGAATGAGCTGTTCGCTTGTTCCTTTCAGATCCCACACTACTAAGTGACATTGCTTTTCCTTCCGTCGTGCAGAGATTTGGATCCTAAACTGCAGACTGCGCTGAAAGAATACCTCATGGCAAGAGGCGTTAACTCTGAACTGGCAAACTCACTTCGCGAACACTTGCTGCAGAAGGAGCGCGTCCAGTACGTGGGCTGGCTCAAAAACTTGGAAGAAATGCTCACGAAAAACAATTGACCTAGTTATCGGAAAATGGATGAACAAGAGAATGATCATTGACCTACCTAATCCTCCTCTGTTCAACTTTGCTCTTCGGTTGCTAGTCTGTTACTGATGAATCGTTTGCTTCATGATTTTTTGCTATGCCAATGCTGGGTCAGGTAAATGTTCTGTGCAAGTGTGATCACAATCTCTGTTAACTTCCCATTCTCTCATGAGATAACTTTGTACTGTCAAGTTCTGTGCAAGTGTGATCACAATCTGCATCTTGTTGCTGTTTGGTGATGCTGGATTTGGATCATGAACTGTAGCGGTGATGCTGGTTTTGGTTCATGAGCAGATGAGCTGAACTCCTTTTGTCGTGCCCTCATTTTCCGATCATAAATTTCAGTAAATTTGCTTCAAGCCCTGACTCAAAGAAGGAAGTCCACTTTTGGTCTTTGAATTCTTGTGAAAGTTCACTTTTAATCCTAGAATTCTGTTCGGTTTAAAATAAACCTTGAACTGTCATAATTATTCAGTTTTAGTCCTTACCCTAGTTGAGCCAGACGGTTTAAAATAAACCTTGAACTGTCAGAATTATTCACTTTTAGTCCTTACCTAGTTGCGCCAGACAAATATCTACCACAGGTGGCCAATATCTCAATGCAATGGTGCAAGAGAAGAGAGACGGCGATGCcaatagagggggggggggggcgtcacAGGATATAAGGCCTTTTGATTGTGCCGCGTGCCTCAAAGGCCTTGTCGGTCTAGTGGCTGGAAGCCATCCCTGTCCCATAGGGCTTCTTGCGTGCGCGTTGAACGCAATGTGTGGTAACCACATGACGAGTGGCTGCGCTAGTTCCCTAGGTGGGCGCAGGGTGGGGTCGCATGGTAGGGTGGGGGTCGCATGGTAGGACAGGATTAACGCGCGCCACCACCCCCTCACCCTCATAAAAAAACCATAGCGCTACCCAACACCGAGAGAGACCATCATCGCCATGTCAAACCACCGCACCGGAGGCGCAACCGCGAACGACTTTGCGCCGTGCAGCCTAACCATCTTCGAGGCGAGGGATCGTCCCTCTGGACATGTGCATTTCGCCGGTGCCCAAGATCGGTAGCGACCGGTGGTGGCAGGAGATCCACGACCACCTATGCAAGCTGTTGGAGGCAGAGCGGACATCTCCTACATGGGACAGCGCCTAGTGGGCCAACATCTTCCTGgtgcgacgggaggaggaggagattgcaAACCTCAACCGCCCTCATCGGACCGCCGAACTCGTACAATGCGGCGGGACACCATCGTTTTTGGGTGCCCCAGTCCGCACCTCCTTAGGAGATCAAGCGCGGTGGATCTTGGCTGGAGATGCCACCATTGCCACCAACAAAGCCAATGTTCCTTCCGAGGGAGACGATGATGTCTTCTCTTTCTATGATGTCTCGCTCTCCATCGTTCGGGCCGACGCGCTCCTCGCCGTCCATCGGTGCGCCTCCCCCTATACCATCTCCAAGCTAAAAGTGAAGGAGGAGTTCGCTATACTGGCGAGGAGACGCTATCCCTAGCGATGCATCTTGATTTACTCACTAATTTTCTGAAACAGATTTTTGAGATGAAAGAGTGGGTACTTGATAACTCCTAAGATTAGAAGCAAAACTAAAGAAAaataagagagaaagaaaaaaagcACCAATGTGGAGCATTGCACAACCGTAGGTGCAACGGCAGTTGACGGTTCCCCCCTCCCCAGCTCTTGTGTGTGAACACTTCCTTGAGAGTTTCTTTCTCTTCGCCGGCTCCCCGCTCCCTCTCCTCCACCGGCCTCACCGGCCAGAATGACTAGGAGAGGGGAGGCCGGCTCCCCATGTACATAGTAGTCTAGGAGTAGTAGTTGTTCCCCTAGTGGAGTTTGGCGCTATGCCGGTGGATGGAGAGCTCTCGGTGTTTCCAAGCGGCGTCGGGTGGCCGACGATGGAGATCTtgctggtggcggcggcgtggttCGAGTGGTTGCTGCTCAAGCTTCTCCTCCCCCAATCCAAGAATAAGCTTGATGTCGAGGTCAGGGCCCCAGATCTAGGATTTTGGGTCATGGCTGGTGCTATCTACAGATCGGCGACGGCTGCCCAAGATTGGTGCCTCCTGTTCGTTGCTCGCCATGGTGGCGAGAACAGCTTGGAGCTCCTGGTCTCCGACAGCCAGCTCCCTGATCTGCGCCAGGGGAGTCGTGAAGCTGCTCCCGGGAGTTTTCCCACGGCGGTCCTTGGTCTGCAGCCGTCAAAACTGGTCGTCGGGCAACCACTCTCTCCTCCTTCGTCGGCGATGGTGTACCCCGGCCGATGAATGTTGGTCTACAACAACCTCCAAGCCAAGATGCCACTGCAGAGGCCCTCCTACTCCAGCACAGAATGCTCCTGGCTCATCACCTCAAGTGGTCTTGTCCCCGGCGGTGAGGCGCTCGTCTGTATTGTGAGTTATGCTAGCGGTGCCTGCGGCGGAGGACTGGTTTGTAATTTCTCCGTGCTTTGTAGTTCTTCTTGTAATTGTGACTCTTGATACAAGCTTTTAGGTCCCTCTGTTAAACTTTTTTTTACTACCATCCGGAGTCGGACCCACGTCATCACACGTGTATGGCGTGACCGTCGTTAACGGATCAGAACGCCCTCGTGCCAGGGATGGGATAAGATAACGAAGGCAGCAACCGCCTCGCGCTCACCTCCCACCGCTCCCCTTTCCCACCAAAACCCGCGTGGCCCTACGCCGTCGGGTCGTCTCCGACCACGACTTGGAAAAGGTCGAACGCCACCGCCGCACCGACTCCTTCCCGGAAACCCATCGCTTCAACCGACCTCCGCGGCCTCTATAAATACCACCCGATCCCCCGTGGGTTTCCTCGTACCGGAGGATCTGATGATTTCTCCTCTCTTCTTCTTTCGTGCCTCTCCTCCGGTAAGCCCGCAGGTATGGTCTGTCGGTTCGGATCTCGCGTTCCAAATGTCGATGCTGTTTGTTTGATGATGATCTTCCAGGCGAGCGTATCCATTTGGTTTCTGGTGCTTAGTCCGTTGAGATCTAGGTCTTGGTGATTCCCGCTCTGCTCCGTAGCGTCGGTATTGTGTTCTGAACTATGCTGCTTCGATTTAGGGTCGTGGCTAATCTATCATCATGTGCTGATTGCTGGGTGATTCAGGGTCGTGGCTTATATATTGTATCCTAATTGCTCGCTTTTTTACATTTGGCCAGAATAATGATTCGTATAGTTGTGATCAGTCCGTTTGCCTTTCGTTCCTGTTCGGTATGGTGGATTGCCCAGGTCGGTTTAGTTGATTCCGTGGAGGTGTTTGACATGATCGGAATTGAAGGTTGTGGTGTGAATTGGTCTGTTACTTTCAAGGTTCATTCAATAGTGTTCTGCTTTCCGATTGGAAGAATAGTGGGCTGGAGACAGTTCGGATAGTGGAAACTCTGCATATTTTGCTTTTGATCCTGTTCCTTCATGACTTGGTCTGCCTGGAATTATTAGACATAGTTGGAAAAGCTTTGCTAGATCTGCCTGGAATTGCTTGCTTTCTCGGAGCTATATATTTGAGATTATCTGATGGAGGTTGTGCTATATCATGGGCCTTCTTATAGAAGGTAGATGCCAGGATGGTGTAGTTTGGAAATGTTTTTTGTTCAACTGTGTGGACATGCTCATGGCGAGGTGATTCTTCCGTGGTGACATTTGGTTCTGTTTGGTCAGTTTAATTTCTAGGAGGATTAATTAATTTTGTTTGGAAAGTACTTTAATGGTAGTAGAGGTATCTCTTTGAAGTTGTCCGTTTGAAGGTTCTTTGAAGTGCAGTAAGATGTCAAGTATTCTTTGAGTTGTGTCTGCTGGACTAAGTTTACTGCTGCTGTTTTTCACTTGGGTGTTACCGTCAAGGTCTTGTTCAGATTCATTGCAAAAAAAGGTGTTATTCAGATGTTGCTACTGCCTAGAATCTTCTCATCTTTTATGATGATATGGCCTTCGCTAGTATGGTTGGATATCTACTTCATGGTGGTTTCTGCTGGTTTGCGTGTTTAATGAAGTGTTGGATTAGCTAAGTAGATTTAGCTTGTTAATTTGAACCTGGCATTGTAATATATGTTGTACATAACTGTTGATCACACATCTTGTCTGATGTTGGAAATTGTAACTGTTTAATGATATATATGGATGACCCTGATTTAGTTTTCTATTGTTAGAGTTGTTACCATGGATGGCTTGTTTTTTTACTTGGGTGCATTGAAGTTGTAATAAAATATAGCTTGATCTTGTTTGGCCTGCATGTATTAAACCTAATTTTGTATCAAATTCAATATGAAGTTCCATCTTTGTGTGCAAGTTCATCTATTAGATTGTTGGGAGCATCACGTATATATGTGCGTGTCGAGCATTTCATTCAGATTTGATCTTGTCCTTTAATCTTTAACAAGTTAATTGATAAATAAGTTGCAATGCTCATCATATCTCATATATATATTGCTGTTTAGCCATTTTAGGATTCATTTGTTGATCCAACATCTAAATTTCTATAACATGTTCCTTGGCTATGCATTTATTCTTGGCTCTGTATTGTTCGTTATGTTTTATCCTATCACCATTTTAGTCACATGGTTCAGTATTAAGCTTGGATTTATGTGAGATAAGTAGGTGTTGCTCTTTCTGTAGTCTAGTTTCTGAACCTGATCAATGAATTAAGTTGTTTATGTGCTTCTGAACTTAAAATTATTTTATTACTGTTAAATGATATATATACATGACCTCATTTTGAACCTGGCCTTCACTGTGAGGGTTTGAATTACTTCATCATGATTTAAATTCGGCTTCTGCTAGTTTGCGTGCTTAGCGCAGTGTCAGATTAGCTAATTAGCTCATCGGAATTATATACAACATATAAGCCTGAAAGAGTTGTTACCATGGATGGCTTGTTTACTTTTCTGCTCGGATGCATTGAAGTTGTAACTAAATATAGGTTGATCCTTTATTTGACTTGTTAAACCTAATTCTTGTGACCCAAGATCGACATAAATATCCAGGTTCATCGTTGTGCAGGGTTTATCTAGTTGATTGTTGGAAGCATCGCTTTGTTGAGGAGTTTGCTGATATCAAGTTAATAATGAGCACATTGAACTAAATTTTATGTACCTGTGCATGGAGCTCTTCATTCAGACTTCAATGATTATGTCCTCTATTCTTCTTGAACAAGTTAATTAATACCGTCTAACTTTCATATTATGATTCCTTGGGTACGCATGTAGTCTTGGTTCTGTATCCTTCTTCAGTTTATGTATTATCCTATCACCATTTTAGTCACATAGTTCAGTGTTAAGCTTAGGATTATGTGAGATAAGTAGGTTTAATTTATGCATCGTTCATTTCTGTAGTATAGTTTTTGAACCTGATCAATGACTTACGTTGTTCAGGTGCTTATGGTACCTAAGATTATCTTGTAGCTTAAATGATTTATAACAATATTATCGTCTGATTTGGAACTTCATGCTGGCCTTGTACTATGAAGAACATAGTTCAGTATCTTGCTTGGGGTAGATCTTTAAGATATCTTCACGTGTGATTTGGAACTAATGTTGCACATAATTTTTTTTGTTACACATCCTGTCTGATGTTGCATACTATAAATGTTAAATCATGTAGGGATACTCCTTGTTTACTCTTGAAAGAGATGTTACCATTGATGTGTAGAGTGCTTCCTTCTGTGATCTTGTCCTCTTCTCTTATTGAACAAATTAATTGATAAATTAAATGCCGTGCTCTATCTATGTTGCTGTGTTCTTGAAGTCATGCACAGATTGCCTTCTAGCTGTCATTGTCATATGGGTTGATGTATATTTATCCGGTGTTcttttttttcgcgaaaacgcaaaagcaTTGCGTTccgatgcattgatagaaaagaAGGTTATATGTACAAGTCCCCTAGAGGACACACCCCGCCATACAACTCAACCCAAGAAAACTAGTCTAGGGGAGGAGCTGACGGACACCCCGGGCTCCCGCGTCCGCCCATAGCCGCGCATCGGACCTAATGTCGTTGAATAGGGATGTCACCGAAGGCCGCGCATTGTCGAAGACCGCCGCATTTCGGTGTTTCCAAATCCACCACGCCGTAAGCATGATAACCGACGAAGTTCCTTTGCGCAGTTGGCGGGGGGCGGTCCGCACAGCCTgcgaccaccactccgcgaagtcACCCTCCACCGTGGGAGGACCTGAGGTGGATCGGATCCACGAGAGGACCTCAAACCACACCATCCTGGAGAAAGAACACCCAGTGAGCAGGTGCGCCATGGTCTCCACAGCCTGATCGCACAGCGGGCATGTAGGCGCATGCGGTAAGCCCCGCCTCGCCAGCCTCTCACCCGTCCAGCATCTGTCCATGCAGGCCAGCCATATGAAGAACTTCACCCTTGGCGGCGCCCAAGATTATCCGGTGTTCTAATTTACTATAAAAATGTTTCTTGGCTGGCTTTTTGGTTCATGAGTGTATATCTGAATCTATTCCCGTTTTCAGTATAGTAAGTATTGGTTTATTTGGAATTTTATAGTTCTGTTGGATGGTCTGCATCCCTTTTATGGTTTCACAACGTGATCATTGAGTTAAGTTCATGTGCTTAGGTACTTGTGTTTATGTGTATTCCTTAGTTCTTAAGTTTCAGTTCCTATGCTGCACAACCTTATTTCGTGAATTTGGTGTCTCTATTATTTTATTCAGCGACAATTTTTCCATGAACCTTTTTACGTGCTAAGTAGAAGTTAGTATCCTATCATCTTATTAAATGTCTATTGTTCATGTGAAACTATTGTTGAAGACAATTTGGCTGACATCACCTGAATAAAAAATGATAATAAATAATAGGGATGCGACAACTTCACTCATGCAGTCATGCTTACCTTGTTTTGTTTGGTATCTCAGTATTTTCAAAACTAAAGTATTCCATTGCTTGGCTAATAAATATCACTGTTTTAGAAAAAAAAAGAGGGCAAACCATTTTCTCCAATACTCCAAAAAACCCTAGTTTTAGACATTTTGGTTTCAACACTGTTTCCGAAAAAAAGAGGGCAGACCTCTTTCGCCAATACTCGAAAAAAAGAAGTTTTAGACACTTTGGTTTCAAAACCGCAATATTTGTTATGGC encodes:
- the LOC139831597 gene encoding uncharacterized protein, coding for MDRCWTGERLARRGLPHAPTCPLCDQAVETMAHLLTGCSFSRMVWFEVLSWIRSTSGPPTVEGDFAEWWSQAVRTAPRQLRKGTSSVIMLTAWWIWKHRNAAVFDNARPSVTSLFNDIRSDARLWADAGARGVRQLLP